TTGACTAACCTTCAAAGCACCTCATTGGGCATTTCAATAAATAACAATTTTCTTCTTCCAGGGCTTTCCAAATATTTTTTGGCAATTGCCGTTCCAACTAAATTGGGGACAATCGGAATTAATAATGCCTTGTTTGGATACAATATTTATAAAAGAAATTATTACTCGCTATCTGTTTCAAAGAAATTATTAAAGAATCTAGATTCAGGAATTCGCTTAAACTACTACACAACCAAGTTCTCATCGGATAATCATAATGCAACAGAGCTTTCCGTGGGCTTAGGAATAATAATAAAAGCTTCAGAAGAACTTAAAATAGGAATCCAAATTAGAGATATGAGTAGAACAAACTCATTCACGAAACCGGCTTTAAGGATAGGAGCCTCTTACAAATCAGCATATAAAACTATCAGCTACTTTGAAATTGAAAAGGAATTTACATCAACTGTAAATATAAAATCAGGATTAAGCTATGAGCCAAATAAGTCGATTAGAATCGACATAGGACTATCTTCAAATCCAATACTTCTTTCTATGGGACTAGGTATACTCATAGATCACATACGAACAGATCTTTCATTTACTCGACATCAAACGCTTGGTTCATCACCTGGTGTTTCCCTTCTATATGAATTATAGTTTTTTAATATGCGTTTGCCTATTTGCTTACATCTTACCAAGTAAGAGCCAAAATGATTCCTTGCCAGACTACATCAATTCTCAAATACTTACAGAAGAATATTCTGCAATTCAATCAACTCTATTTAAAGAATATAATACAATTAAAAAAAAAACCATTAATTTAAACCACGCCACATATAATGAAATATCCTATTTAAAAATTCTTTCACCCAAGCAGCTTACAAACTTCTTTGAGCATATAAAAAGAAACGGTAAACTGATTCATTTATCGGAATTGCAAACAATAACGGGATTCTCTAAATCGACAATAGACAAACTAACCCAAGCAGTTTACATCGACAATAACGAAGTAGCATTCAAACATAGCTCTCAGTCATTTTTCACAAAACCGGAGCAATTAATTCTTTTTCGTACCGATCGGATTCTTCAAAAAAAAGAAGGATTCAAAGGAGATAACTTTATCGGAGATCAATACAGATATTACTTCAAATACCAATACAGAACAAAGAGCCTTACTGCAGGCATTACAACAGAAAAAGACGCAGGAGAAAAGATGAATTTCCAAAATAATAAACCGGGATTCGACTTTCTATCCGGACATCTTTTCATCGATGACTTAGGAATACTAGATCAATTTATTCTCGGTGATTTCAAAATTGAAATTGGCCAAGGTTTAAATTTATGGTCAGATTTTTCACTTGGTAAATCAGCAGGAATACTAAACATTAAAAAGAACGGAAGAAAGATACTTCCATACAGAAGCACTAATGAAAACAGATTTTTAAGAGGAACGGCACTAACACTAAACTACAAGAAGTTTTATATCACACCATTTTACTCACGAAAAAAAACAGACGCAAATATAATTGAACAGGACAGTATTCAAAATATCACATTCTCTTCCCTTGCACAAGGCGGTTTACATAGAACTCCATCAGAACTAAAAAAAAGAAAAATATTAATGGAAGAAATACTGGGAACTTATGCTTCTTATGAATTCCAACGGTTACATTTTGGAGCGTCGTTCGTTAACACATTACATTATGGAACCTATAATAAAAAGACCCAACCCTATAATCAATTCGAGATAAACGATTCATCAAATAATGTTGCCGGATTAGATTTTGATTACGCGTTCAAAAATGTTGTTCTGTTCGGTGAATACTCCAGAAGTATTAATAAAGGGAAAGCGTTACTCTTATCAACAATTGTAAGCCTAAACAAAAGCTCATCAATAATACTTCTTTACAGAAATTACGGGGTTGCCTATCAAAACAACTTCTCGAATGCGATAGGAGAAAACTCAAAAAACAATAACGAAACAGGAATTCTTATCGGATTTGAAACGAGATTAAAAAACAAAACTTCGATAAATGGATACGTCGATATTTTTAATTCAGAGTGGCTCAAATACCAAACGACTGGACCATCTTATGGAAATGAGCTTTCTTGTCAAGTAAATAAGAAGATCAAGAACAACCTTCTAATTCAACTCAGACTTATTTTGAAAAGAAATTTAACTAACAATTCGTTATTAGAAAGTCCAATTAAAATGCTTGTGGAGACTACAACAAACAACTTCCGCTTTCAGATAAACTCACAAATAACCAAATCAATACATTCTAAGAGCCGAGTAGAATTCAAGCAAGTTGTCCTAAGTAATTCAAAAGATAACGGGTTCATTATGTATCAAGACTTAGTTTATAAGAAAATGGGAAATCCATTTTCAATTACCCTACGCTATTCGCTTTTCGACACCGATAATTACAATTCTAGAATGTACACCTACGAAAACGACTTACCTCACTCCTTTTCCATTTCAAGCAACTATTACACAGGGAGTAGACATTATATATTAATGAAGTATAAAGTCAATCGAAAGATAAGTGCGTGGCTAAAATTTAGCGAAACTAAGTACCATGATAGAGATGAAATAGGATCTGGGTTAAATCTCATAAGCGGAAATAAAAAATCAAATATCAAATTTCTTGTAAAACTTACATTCTAAAACATAACCACACACAAAACGCCATTTATCTTGCATTTAAATGCAATAACGACCCATAACTGGTAATTTTTATCAATAACCAAAACTCCTATTAGGATATTACTACATATTGGGGTACTACAACAAACTCTACATAAACAATTAATGAATAGTGTTCTAAAGATTATCAGGCGACTACTCGCCTTCGCCATATTATCAGTAACAATAGTGACAATACTTATTATTAATCTCCTGCAATAAATATGCATTAACTGCATTTATATTGCAATTAACGCAGAATTAGCGCTTACTAGAAGGTATTATACTGCAATTTATGCGTTTTAGCACCATTCTATTTTCACTATAATTAATTACAAAAGAACCCTAGCTTCTTTGTTTAGCTAATTATTAGCATATTTACTTTATCAAAAATTTTACAATTTATTATGACAAAAAAAATCACATCGTTTGATCGAGTACCCACTTTCTCTGGTCATGTAAAAATCGAAAAAGACAACAATCAGCATGCCACAAGCGGAGAACCAGCTGAAGCAGATAACAACCTATACACAGACAAATCAGGCAAATTTATCGCTGGGTCGTGGGAATGTACTGCGGGTATTCTACAGTTAACTAATTACGATATGGAAGAGTACTGCTTTATAAAAGAAGGAGAACTTGTAATTACGGATGAAGACGGAACAGTAACCACTCATAAGGCGGGAGATAGTTTTGTAATTCCACGTGGTTTTAATGGCGTATGGGATATGAAATCGAAAATCGTAAAGGATTACGTTATTTTATTATAAAATATAATTGCCGATGCATTCCATAGCTTCTATGGTTTGCTTGGCTATTTTTCCTCTACTACAAAACCCACTGTCCTCAAATCATCCCAGTATTCAGGATACGATTTAGATACCACTCCAGGATCTTCTATATCAATATAATCAAGACTTAATGCTAGCGGAGCCATAGACATCGCTATTCGATGATCTTCGTAAGTTTTAACTACAGCATCTTTATCAGCAATCATTTCCTGAGGCTCTATTTCAATAATCCCACCTTCCTGATCAACCACCTCGATTCCATATTTACCTAACTCGGTCTTAAGGGCTTTTATGCGATCAGTCTCTTTTATTATCAAACTTTTCAGCCCCACAAACCTACTTCTTACTCCAAGAGATGCAACCACGGCCGCAACAGTCTGCGCAATATCTGGACAGTCAATAAAATCAAATCCTAAATTAATAAAAAGACTTTTTGTCTTAAGTAAATGAATGGCCCCCTTGGAATATGTAGTATTTACACCTAGTCCGCTAAAGATATCTCTCACCATCGAGTCGCCCTGCAGACTTTTCTCCTTGAATCCTTTTAGTTTAATATCTGCCGTTTCAGCCAACGAAACCATCTCATACCAATAAGAAGCTGCAGACCAATCGGCTTCAACTGTATATTTCTTTGCTTTATATGCTTTATGCTTTACAAGTACCGAATTCCCTTTCCATGAACAAGAAGCACCAAAATGCTTCATAATATTCAATGTCATATTTATATAAGGCCGAGAAATGATTTCTCCTTTGAAATTTATTTTCAACCCACCAGGAAGACTTGGCGCAATTAATAAAAGAGCCGTAATAAACTGACTACTTACACCAGCATCTAACTCTACTTTATTCCCCAAGCCAGGATTACCTTCTATTTGCAATGGCGGATATCCTTGTTCTCCTAAATAATCTATTTTTGCACCCAAAGACCTTAACGCATCTACTAACAGTCCGATTGGCCGTT
The Flavobacteriales bacterium DNA segment above includes these coding regions:
- a CDS encoding helix-hairpin-helix domain-containing protein, with product MPDYINSQILTEEYSAIQSTLFKEYNTIKKKTINLNHATYNEISYLKILSPKQLTNFFEHIKRNGKLIHLSELQTITGFSKSTIDKLTQAVYIDNNEVAFKHSSQSFFTKPEQLILFRTDRILQKKEGFKGDNFIGDQYRYYFKYQYRTKSLTAGITTEKDAGEKMNFQNNKPGFDFLSGHLFIDDLGILDQFILGDFKIEIGQGLNLWSDFSLGKSAGILNIKKNGRKILPYRSTNENRFLRGTALTLNYKKFYITPFYSRKKTDANIIEQDSIQNITFSSLAQGGLHRTPSELKKRKILMEEILGTYASYEFQRLHFGASFVNTLHYGTYNKKTQPYNQFEINDSSNNVAGLDFDYAFKNVVLFGEYSRSINKGKALLLSTIVSLNKSSSIILLYRNYGVAYQNNFSNAIGENSKNNNETGILIGFETRLKNKTSINGYVDIFNSEWLKYQTTGPSYGNELSCQVNKKIKNNLLIQLRLILKRNLTNNSLLESPIKMLVETTTNNFRFQINSQITKSIHSKSRVEFKQVVLSNSKDNGFIMYQDLVYKKMGNPFSITLRYSLFDTDNYNSRMYTYENDLPHSFSISSNYYTGSRHYILMKYKVNRKISAWLKFSETKYHDRDEIGSGLNLISGNKKSNIKFLVKLTF
- a CDS encoding DUF861 domain-containing protein → MTKKITSFDRVPTFSGHVKIEKDNNQHATSGEPAEADNNLYTDKSGKFIAGSWECTAGILQLTNYDMEEYCFIKEGELVITDEDGTVTTHKAGDSFVIPRGFNGVWDMKSKIVKDYVILL
- the aroA gene encoding 3-phosphoshikimate 1-carboxyvinyltransferase; the encoded protein is MIYRISKPADGVNGVIELASSKSESNRVLIIQALCKGNIEIDNLSTSDDTQTLSRLLCCGDNELNVGAAGTTMRFLTAYLSIAPGSKILTGSERMQKRPIGLLVDALRSLGAKIDYLGEQGYPPLQIEGNPGLGNKVELDAGVSSQFITALLLIAPSLPGGLKINFKGEIISRPYINMTLNIMKHFGASCSWKGNSVLVKHKAYKAKKYTVEADWSAASYWYEMVSLAETADIKLKGFKEKSLQGDSMVRDIFSGLGVNTTYSKGAIHLLKTKSLFINLGFDFIDCPDIAQTVAAVVASLGVRSRFVGLKSLIIKETDRIKALKTELGKYGIEVVDQEGGIIEIEPQEMIADKDAVVKTYEDHRIAMSMAPLALSLDYIDIEDPGVVSKSYPEYWDDLRTVGFVVEEK